A single Pseudomonas putida DNA region contains:
- a CDS encoding LysR family transcriptional regulator, with protein sequence MEPNRFGDIAAFVSAVKAGSFTAAAASLGLTRSAVGKSIARLEARMAVRLLNRTTRKLSLTDEGLVAFERWRQILDDLDEVESTMAQRRGKPTGTLRLTAPLSLGQRHVLPILDAYLKQWPDLRADIRFTDRFVDLVEEGVDVAVRIGAPKEDSQLLTRTVAWQQFVTCASPEYLGQHGVPQAPAALYGHDKITFLAGEKSMPWRFHTAEGLHLCEEPGRLNIDSSEAMLDGARAGFGLIHLPTYITGNDLRAGTLVEVLHGYRPPADPIRVVYPSKRHLSPRVRGFIDLLVASWEQGVPWED encoded by the coding sequence ATGGAACCCAACCGCTTCGGCGACATCGCCGCCTTCGTCAGTGCCGTGAAGGCCGGCAGCTTCACCGCCGCGGCGGCCAGCCTGGGCCTGACCCGCTCGGCGGTTGGCAAGAGCATCGCCCGGCTGGAAGCGCGCATGGCGGTGCGCCTGCTAAACCGCACCACGCGCAAGCTGAGCCTGACCGATGAGGGCCTGGTGGCCTTCGAGCGCTGGCGGCAGATTCTCGACGACCTGGATGAGGTGGAAAGCACCATGGCGCAGCGCCGTGGCAAACCCACCGGCACCTTGCGCCTCACCGCACCGCTGTCGCTCGGCCAGCGTCATGTACTGCCGATTCTCGATGCCTACCTCAAGCAGTGGCCAGACCTACGGGCAGACATTCGTTTCACTGACCGTTTCGTCGACCTGGTCGAGGAGGGCGTCGACGTTGCCGTGCGCATCGGCGCGCCCAAGGAAGATTCGCAGCTGTTGACCCGCACGGTCGCCTGGCAGCAGTTCGTCACCTGCGCCTCGCCCGAATACCTCGGTCAGCACGGCGTGCCGCAGGCACCAGCGGCCCTTTACGGGCATGACAAGATCACCTTCCTGGCTGGCGAGAAGTCGATGCCCTGGCGCTTCCATACCGCCGAAGGGCTGCACCTGTGCGAGGAGCCCGGGCGGTTGAACATCGACAGTTCCGAGGCAATGCTCGACGGCGCACGGGCCGGTTTCGGCCTGATTCACCTGCCAACCTACATCACCGGCAACGACCTGCGCGCAGGCACGTTGGTGGAGGTGTTGCACGGCTACCGGCCGCCAGCCGATCCGATCCGCGTGGTTTACCCGAGCAAGCGGCACCTGTCGCCAAGGGTACGCGGGTTCATCGACCTTCTGGTGGCGAGCTGGGAGCAGGGAGTGCCCTGGGAGGACTGA
- a CDS encoding metal-dependent hydrolase produces MDSITQAVLGAALQGTVLGRIQGRRSLIYGAALGTVPDLDVVIRYADPVSQMTYHRGFSHSIFVLTGLALLLALLVNPLARTRWPDKGYTLARLFLAFWLVLVTHPILDTFTVYGTQLFWPLQFTPLSWAAVFIIDPVYTVPLLLAVLYAAFKGLKARAVQVLSLALVFSTAYLGFGLAGRIAAEQRFQLALEQQGIQASEVRAVPIAFNSLVWRVLAKTTDGFYYEGISSTFDREPPEMQRLPLNLEAGNALQDAPLLERLRWFTGGWLRYDVVGDQLVVTDLRMGIPGNYTFRFNMAHRDSQGQWVADTPSRGAGAGIGAMLQNGDLALIWRRILDQQPPLPLAAWSER; encoded by the coding sequence TTGGACTCCATCACCCAAGCCGTGCTCGGTGCTGCGCTGCAAGGCACGGTGCTCGGCCGCATCCAGGGCCGCCGCTCGCTCATCTATGGCGCTGCACTGGGCACCGTGCCGGACCTCGACGTGGTCATTCGCTACGCCGACCCGGTGTCGCAGATGACCTACCATCGCGGTTTCTCCCATTCGATCTTCGTCCTCACCGGGCTGGCCTTGTTGCTGGCCTTGTTGGTCAACCCGCTTGCCCGAACGCGGTGGCCCGACAAAGGGTATACCCTGGCGCGGCTGTTCCTGGCGTTCTGGCTGGTACTGGTGACCCACCCCATCCTCGATACGTTCACGGTCTACGGCACTCAGCTGTTCTGGCCGCTGCAGTTCACCCCGCTGAGCTGGGCGGCAGTGTTCATCATCGACCCTGTGTATACCGTGCCGCTGTTGCTGGCTGTCCTGTACGCCGCCTTCAAAGGGTTGAAGGCGAGAGCCGTGCAGGTGTTGAGCCTGGCGCTGGTGTTCAGCACAGCCTACCTGGGGTTTGGTCTGGCCGGGCGCATCGCCGCCGAGCAGCGTTTTCAACTGGCGCTCGAGCAGCAAGGCATCCAGGCAAGCGAGGTACGTGCCGTGCCAATCGCGTTCAACAGCCTGGTCTGGCGGGTGCTGGCCAAGACCACGGATGGCTTCTATTACGAAGGCATCAGCAGCACCTTTGACCGCGAACCACCGGAAATGCAGCGCCTGCCACTGAACCTGGAGGCGGGCAATGCCCTGCAGGATGCGCCTCTGCTCGAACGCCTGCGCTGGTTTACCGGAGGCTGGCTGCGCTATGACGTGGTCGGCGACCAGCTGGTGGTCACGGACCTGCGCATGGGCATCCCCGGCAACTACACCTTCCGTTTCAACATGGCCCATCGCGATAGCCAGGGGCAGTGGGTTGCCGATACGCCAAGCCGCGGGGCCGGCGCTGGTATCGGAGCGATGCTGCAAAACGGTGACCTGGCATTGATCTGGCGGCGCATCCTCGACCAGCAACCGCCATTGCCATTGGCCGCCTGGAGCGAGCGTTGA
- a CDS encoding OprD family porin codes for MNHIPCVAIGLTLLSPSLLAAEGGFFEDAKASLSARNYYFSRDFSDIVGANQQSKAEEWAQGFILDFKSGYTPGPVGFGVDALGLLGIKLDSSPDRVNTGLLPVHGDGRAADEYSRIAPTLKARLSKTELRVGELQPNLPVLTFSDIRLLPPTYQGTSISSAEIDGLTVQAGHLTSTHLRNEGGDGKMNAMLGHVPQRQAESDAFNYVGGDYAFNANQSSVSLWYGQLEDIYHQGFVGLKHSKPVGDWVLSANLGYFTAREDGDALLGRIDNQAFFSMFTARHGGHSFHAGYQGIYGDSPFPRVFANISPLGNEVPTYEFAYTDERSYQVRYDYNFAAMGVPGLTATVRYITGNNVDTGQGYEGKDRERDLDLGYAVQSGVLKGLGIRVRNAMARSNYRSDIDENRLTLVYTWQLF; via the coding sequence ATGAACCACATCCCTTGCGTTGCCATCGGGCTGACTTTGCTCAGCCCTTCCTTGCTCGCCGCCGAAGGCGGTTTCTTCGAGGATGCCAAAGCCAGCCTCAGCGCCCGCAATTACTACTTCAGCCGTGACTTTTCCGATATCGTCGGTGCCAACCAGCAGTCCAAGGCCGAGGAATGGGCCCAAGGCTTCATCCTCGACTTCAAGTCCGGCTACACGCCGGGCCCGGTTGGCTTTGGCGTCGATGCCCTGGGGCTGCTCGGCATCAAGCTCGACAGCAGCCCGGACCGGGTCAACACCGGTTTGCTGCCGGTGCACGGTGATGGCCGCGCAGCCGACGAGTACAGCCGCATCGCACCCACGCTCAAGGCCAGGCTGTCGAAGACCGAACTGCGCGTGGGCGAATTGCAACCCAACCTGCCGGTACTGACCTTCAGCGATATCCGCCTGCTGCCGCCGACCTATCAGGGCACCAGCATCAGCTCGGCGGAAATCGACGGGCTGACCGTGCAGGCCGGGCACCTGACCAGCACGCACCTGCGCAACGAGGGCGGCGACGGCAAGATGAACGCCATGCTTGGCCACGTGCCCCAGCGCCAGGCCGAGAGCGATGCCTTCAACTATGTGGGCGGCGACTATGCGTTCAATGCCAACCAGAGCAGCGTCAGCCTCTGGTACGGGCAGCTTGAGGACATCTACCACCAGGGGTTCGTTGGCCTGAAGCACAGCAAACCAGTGGGGGACTGGGTGCTGAGCGCCAACCTTGGCTATTTCACCGCCCGCGAGGATGGCGATGCGCTGCTGGGCCGGATCGACAACCAGGCGTTCTTCTCGATGTTCACCGCCCGGCATGGCGGCCACAGCTTCCACGCCGGCTACCAGGGCATCTATGGCGACAGCCCGTTCCCACGGGTGTTCGCCAATATCTCGCCGTTGGGCAATGAAGTGCCGACCTATGAGTTCGCCTATACCGACGAGCGCTCGTACCAGGTGCGTTATGACTACAACTTCGCGGCGATGGGCGTGCCAGGGTTGACGGCAACGGTACGCTACATCACCGGCAACAATGTCGACACGGGCCAGGGGTACGAGGGCAAGGACCGTGAACGCGATCTGGATCTTGGCTATGCCGTGCAGAGTGGCGTGCTCAAGGGGCTGGGTATCAGGGTGAGGAATGCCATGGCGCGGTCCAACTACCGCAGTGACATCGACGAGAACCGGTTGACCCTGGTGTACACCTGGCAACTGTTCTAA
- a CDS encoding benzoate/H(+) symporter BenE family transporter encodes MKTLLKDCSLSALVAGCIATLISYAGPLVIIFHAAEAAGLSHGMLSSWVWAVSMGSAVLGAVLSLHYRVPVVIAWSIPGSALLVTALPHLGLEQAVGAYLVANLVLLLIGISGAFDRIIARLPGSIAAGMQAGILFSFGTEVFRALPVQPVLVLAMFTTYLLMRRLQPRYAVAAVLCAGAVVTLASGAFRSEALVLELASPQWITPQFSLAATFSLALPMVLVALTGQFMPGMAVLRNAGYGTPASPLISASALAGALLAPFGCHGLNLAAVTASLCTGPEAHESPRRRYVAAVAGSAVYLLLGIAGATLMSLFAAFPAALIAALAGLALYGAISEALARSLAEPSERDAGLFTFLVTASGVSFLGLSAAFWGLLFGLLAHALLRLRRPQPREVLRRTP; translated from the coding sequence ATGAAAACCCTGCTCAAGGACTGCTCCCTGTCAGCCCTGGTCGCCGGCTGCATCGCGACCCTGATTTCCTACGCCGGCCCGCTGGTGATCATCTTCCATGCCGCCGAAGCCGCCGGCCTGTCCCACGGCATGCTGTCGTCCTGGGTCTGGGCCGTGTCCATGGGCAGTGCCGTGCTCGGCGCCGTGCTCAGCCTGCATTATCGGGTGCCGGTGGTGATCGCCTGGTCGATCCCGGGTTCGGCGCTGCTGGTCACCGCCTTGCCGCATCTGGGCCTGGAGCAGGCGGTGGGTGCGTACCTGGTGGCCAACCTGGTCCTGCTGCTGATTGGCATCAGCGGGGCCTTTGACCGCATCATTGCGCGCCTGCCAGGCTCCATTGCGGCCGGCATGCAGGCCGGTATTCTTTTCAGCTTCGGTACCGAGGTTTTCCGGGCACTGCCGGTGCAGCCCGTGCTGGTCCTGGCCATGTTCACCACCTACTTGCTGATGCGCAGGCTGCAACCGCGGTACGCCGTGGCCGCTGTGCTGTGTGCAGGCGCCGTGGTGACCTTGGCCAGCGGTGCCTTTCGCAGCGAGGCGCTGGTGCTGGAGCTGGCTTCGCCACAGTGGATCACCCCGCAATTCAGCCTGGCGGCAACCTTCAGCCTGGCGCTGCCCATGGTGCTGGTCGCACTGACGGGGCAGTTCATGCCGGGCATGGCCGTGCTGCGCAACGCCGGTTACGGCACGCCGGCCAGCCCGTTGATCAGCGCCAGCGCGCTGGCCGGTGCGCTGCTTGCGCCGTTCGGTTGCCATGGCCTGAACCTCGCAGCCGTCACCGCCAGCCTGTGCACCGGCCCTGAAGCCCATGAAAGCCCGCGCCGGCGCTACGTTGCGGCCGTCGCGGGCAGCGCGGTGTACCTGCTGCTGGGGATTGCCGGGGCAACGTTGATGTCGTTGTTTGCCGCGTTCCCGGCGGCATTGATTGCCGCGCTGGCCGGCCTTGCCCTGTACGGCGCAATCAGCGAGGCCCTGGCGCGCAGCCTGGCCGAACCCAGCGAACGCGATGCCGGGCTGTTCACCTTCCTGGTCACCGCTTCGGGGGTGTCTTTCCTTGGCCTGTCGGCGGCGTTCTGGGGGCTGCTGTTCGGCCTGCTGGCCCATGCGCTGCTGCGCCTGCGTCGCCCGCAACCCAGGGAGGTGCTGCGCCGCACGCCCTGA
- the catA gene encoding catechol 1,2-dioxygenase produces MTVKISHTADIQKFFEEAAGFANDEGSPRLKRIIQRVLQDTARLIEDLEITEDEFWHAVDYLNRLGGRGEAGLLVAGLGIEHFIDLLQDAKDAEAGLSGGTPRTIEGPLYVAGAPLAQGEVRMDDGSEEGVATVMFLEGQVFDPQGQPLAGAIVDLWHANTRGTYSFFDQSQSEYNLRRRIVTDAEGRYRARSIVPSGYGCDPQGPTQECLDLLGRHGQRPAHVHFFISAPGHRHLTTQINLAGDKYLWDDFAYATRDGLVGEVVFHEGAEGRHAELKFDFQLQKALATEDEHRSGRPRALQEA; encoded by the coding sequence ATGACCGTGAAGATTTCCCACACTGCCGATATCCAGAAGTTCTTCGAAGAAGCCGCCGGCTTTGCCAATGACGAGGGTAGCCCGCGCCTGAAACGCATCATTCAGCGCGTGCTGCAGGACACCGCACGCCTGATCGAGGACCTGGAAATCACCGAGGACGAGTTCTGGCACGCCGTCGACTACCTCAACCGTCTCGGCGGGCGCGGTGAAGCCGGGCTGCTGGTGGCGGGCCTGGGCATCGAGCACTTCATCGACCTGCTGCAGGATGCCAAGGACGCCGAAGCCGGCTTGAGCGGCGGCACCCCGCGCACCATCGAAGGCCCGCTGTATGTGGCCGGCGCGCCGCTCGCCCAGGGTGAAGTGCGCATGGACGACGGCAGCGAGGAGGGCGTGGCTACCGTCATGTTCCTCGAAGGCCAGGTGTTCGACCCTCAGGGCCAGCCGCTGGCCGGGGCCATCGTCGACCTGTGGCATGCCAACACGCGTGGCACTTACTCGTTCTTCGATCAAAGCCAGTCAGAGTACAACCTGCGCCGGCGCATCGTCACCGATGCCGAAGGCCGCTACCGCGCCCGCTCCATCGTGCCGTCGGGCTATGGCTGCGACCCGCAGGGCCCGACCCAGGAGTGCCTGGACCTGCTCGGCCGTCACGGCCAGCGCCCGGCCCATGTGCACTTCTTCATTTCGGCACCCGGCCACCGCCACCTGACCACGCAGATCAACCTGGCCGGGGACAAGTACCTGTGGGATGACTTTGCCTATGCCACGCGTGACGGGCTGGTGGGTGAGGTGGTGTTCCATGAAGGGGCTGAAGGCCGCCATGCCGAGTTGAAGTTCGACTTCCAGTTGCAGAAAGCCCTTGCAACCGAGGATGAGCACCGCAGCGGGCGTCCTCGGGCACTTCAGGAAGCCTGA
- the catC gene encoding muconolactone Delta-isomerase, which yields MLFHVKMTVKLPVDMDPAKAAQLKADEKELAQRLQREGTWRHLWRIAGHYANYSVFDVPSVEALHDTLMQLPLFPYMDIEVDGLCRHPSSIHSDDR from the coding sequence ATGCTGTTCCACGTGAAGATGACCGTGAAACTGCCGGTCGACATGGACCCGGCCAAGGCCGCGCAACTGAAGGCCGACGAGAAGGAACTGGCTCAGCGCCTGCAGCGCGAGGGCACCTGGCGCCACCTGTGGCGCATCGCCGGGCACTACGCCAACTACAGCGTGTTCGACGTGCCCAGCGTCGAGGCGCTGCACGACACCCTGATGCAGCTGCCGCTGTTCCCGTACATGGACATCGAGGTCGACGGCCTGTGCCGCCACCCCTCGTCGATCCACAGCGACGACCGCTGA
- a CDS encoding muconate cycloisomerase family protein gives MTSPTIERLDAIIVDLPTIRPHKLAMHTMQQQTLVVLRLRCSDGVEGIGEATTIGGLAYGYESPEGIKANIDAHLAPALIGLPADNINAAMLKLDKLAKGNTFAKSGIESALLDAQGKRLGLPVSELLGGRVRDSLEVAWTLASGDTNRDIAEAEHMLEVRRHRVFKLKIGANPLEQDLKHVMAIKRELGERASVRVDVNQYWDESQAIRACQVLGDNGIDLIEQPISRINRGGQVRLNQRSPAPIMADESIESVEDAFSLAADGAASIFALKIAKNGGPRAVLRTAQIAEAAGIALYGGTMLEGSIGTLASAHAFLTLRQLTWGTELFGPLLLTEEIVNEPPQYHDFQLHVPRTPGLGLTLDEQRLARFARR, from the coding sequence ATGACAAGCCCGACCATCGAACGGCTGGACGCGATCATCGTCGACCTGCCGACCATCCGCCCGCACAAGCTGGCCATGCACACCATGCAGCAGCAGACCCTGGTGGTGCTGCGCCTGCGCTGCAGCGACGGCGTGGAAGGCATCGGCGAGGCCACCACCATCGGCGGCCTGGCCTATGGCTACGAAAGCCCCGAGGGCATCAAGGCCAATATCGACGCACACCTGGCGCCAGCGCTGATCGGCCTGCCAGCGGACAACATCAACGCCGCCATGCTCAAGCTCGACAAGCTGGCCAAGGGCAATACCTTCGCCAAGTCCGGCATCGAAAGCGCCTTGCTCGACGCCCAGGGCAAGCGCCTTGGCCTGCCGGTCAGCGAGCTGCTCGGCGGGCGCGTGCGTGACAGCCTGGAAGTGGCCTGGACCCTGGCCAGCGGCGACACCAACCGCGACATCGCCGAGGCCGAGCACATGCTGGAGGTGCGTCGCCACCGGGTGTTCAAGCTGAAGATCGGCGCCAACCCGTTGGAGCAGGACCTGAAGCACGTGATGGCGATCAAGCGCGAGCTGGGCGAGCGCGCCAGCGTACGCGTCGACGTCAACCAGTACTGGGACGAATCGCAAGCCATCCGCGCCTGCCAGGTGCTGGGCGACAACGGCATCGACCTGATCGAACAGCCGATTTCGCGCATCAACCGTGGCGGCCAGGTGCGCCTGAACCAGCGCAGCCCGGCGCCGATCATGGCCGACGAATCCATCGAGAGCGTCGAAGACGCCTTCAGCCTGGCTGCCGATGGCGCCGCCAGCATCTTCGCTCTGAAAATTGCCAAGAACGGCGGCCCGCGCGCCGTGCTGCGCACCGCGCAGATCGCCGAAGCGGCGGGCATCGCCCTGTACGGCGGGACCATGCTCGAAGGCTCGATCGGCACCCTGGCGTCGGCCCATGCCTTCCTCACCCTGCGCCAGCTGACCTGGGGCACCGAGCTGTTCGGGCCACTGCTGCTGACCGAAGAGATCGTCAATGAGCCGCCGCAGTACCACGACTTCCAGTTGCACGTGCCACGCACCCCGGGCCTGGGGCTGACTCTTGACGAACAACGCCTGGCGCGCTTTGCCCGCCGCTGA
- a CDS encoding MFS transporter translates to MRTLDVHPIIDNARFTPFHWGVMALCGLLLIFDGYDLFIYGVVLPVIMKEWGLSPLQAGALGSYALFGMMFGALAFGSLADRIGRKKGIAICFALFSGATILNGFASSPSEFGIYRFIAGLGCGGLMPNAVALMNEYAPKRLRSTLVAIMFSGYSLGGMLSAGVGIFMLPRFGWESMFFAAAVPLLLLPAILYYLPESIGFLVRQGRTDDARKLLKRLDPGCDVQADDVLQATDRKGGGTSVLDLFRNGLAIRTLALWLAFFCCLLMVYALSSWLPKLMANAGYSLGSSLSFLLALNFGGMAGAILGGWLGDRYNLVKVKVAFFIAAALSISLLGVNSPMPVLYLLIFIAGATTIGTQILLYAGAAQLYGLSVRSTGLGWASGIGRNGAIVGPLLGGALMGINLPLQLNFIAFAIPGAIAALAMAVHLASGRRQAQVATA, encoded by the coding sequence ATGCGAACCCTTGACGTACACCCGATCATCGACAACGCCCGTTTCACACCCTTCCACTGGGGCGTCATGGCCCTGTGCGGCCTGCTGCTGATCTTCGACGGCTATGACCTGTTCATCTACGGCGTGGTGCTGCCGGTGATCATGAAAGAGTGGGGGCTGAGCCCATTGCAGGCCGGTGCGCTAGGCAGCTACGCGCTGTTCGGCATGATGTTCGGCGCACTGGCGTTCGGCAGCCTGGCCGACCGCATCGGGCGCAAGAAAGGCATCGCCATCTGTTTTGCCTTGTTTTCCGGGGCGACCATTCTCAATGGCTTTGCCAGCAGCCCCAGCGAGTTCGGCATCTACCGCTTCATCGCCGGCCTCGGCTGTGGCGGCCTGATGCCCAATGCCGTGGCGCTGATGAACGAATACGCCCCCAAACGCCTGCGCAGCACGCTGGTGGCGATCATGTTCAGCGGCTATTCGCTGGGCGGCATGCTCTCGGCGGGTGTCGGCATCTTCATGCTGCCGCGTTTTGGCTGGGAATCGATGTTCTTTGCTGCTGCAGTGCCGCTGCTGCTGTTGCCGGCAATCCTCTATTACCTGCCCGAGTCCATCGGATTCCTGGTGCGCCAGGGCCGTACCGATGACGCCCGCAAGTTGCTCAAGCGCCTGGACCCGGGCTGCGATGTGCAGGCAGACGACGTGCTGCAGGCAACCGACCGCAAAGGTGGCGGCACCTCGGTGCTGGACTTGTTCCGCAATGGTTTGGCCATCCGTACCCTGGCCCTGTGGCTGGCGTTTTTCTGCTGCCTGCTGATGGTCTACGCACTGAGCTCGTGGCTGCCGAAACTGATGGCCAACGCCGGCTACAGCCTGGGCTCGAGCCTGTCGTTCCTGCTGGCCTTGAACTTTGGCGGCATGGCCGGGGCGATTCTCGGTGGCTGGCTGGGCGACCGCTACAACCTGGTCAAGGTCAAGGTGGCCTTCTTCATCGCGGCGGCGCTGTCGATCAGCCTGCTTGGCGTCAACAGCCCGATGCCGGTTCTCTACCTGCTGATCTTCATCGCCGGTGCCACCACCATCGGCACGCAGATCCTGCTGTATGCCGGTGCCGCCCAACTCTATGGCCTGTCGGTGCGTTCCACCGGCCTTGGCTGGGCGTCGGGCATCGGCCGCAATGGCGCCATCGTCGGCCCGCTGCTCGGCGGTGCGCTGATGGGCATCAACCTGCCGCTGCAACTCAATTTCATCGCCTTCGCCATCCCCGGCGCGATTGCCGCGCTGGCCATGGCCGTGCACCTGGCCAGTGGCCGCCGCCAGGCGCAGGTGGCAACGGCCTGA
- a CDS encoding 1,6-dihydroxycyclohexa-2,4-diene-1-carboxylate dehydrogenase has translation MNNRFHNKVALVTGAAQGIGRGVCWRLKAEGAQVVAVDRSELVHELAGEGMLTLIADLEQHTDCARVMATAVETFGRLDILVNNVGGTIWAKPFEHYQVEQIEAEVRRSLFPTLWCCHAALPYMLERGSGAIVNVSSIATRGVNRVPYGAAKGGVNALTACLAFETAGRGIRVNATAPGGTEAPPRRVPRNNAEQSEQDKAWYQQIVDQTLDSSLMHRYGSIDEQVGAILFLASDEASYITGVTLPVGGGDLG, from the coding sequence ATGAACAACCGATTCCACAACAAAGTCGCCTTGGTCACCGGCGCCGCCCAAGGCATAGGCCGTGGCGTGTGCTGGCGGCTCAAGGCCGAAGGCGCGCAGGTGGTGGCGGTGGACCGTTCCGAGCTGGTCCACGAACTGGCCGGGGAGGGCATGCTGACCCTCATCGCCGACCTCGAACAGCACACCGACTGCGCCCGGGTCATGGCCACGGCGGTGGAAACCTTCGGCCGCCTCGACATCCTGGTCAACAACGTCGGTGGCACCATCTGGGCCAAACCCTTCGAGCACTACCAGGTCGAGCAGATCGAGGCCGAAGTGCGGCGCTCGCTGTTCCCGACCCTGTGGTGCTGCCATGCGGCGCTGCCGTACATGCTCGAACGTGGCAGCGGCGCCATCGTCAACGTCTCGTCGATCGCCACCCGAGGGGTCAACCGCGTGCCTTATGGCGCGGCCAAGGGCGGCGTCAACGCACTCACTGCATGCCTGGCCTTCGAAACTGCTGGCCGCGGTATCCGCGTCAACGCCACCGCCCCCGGCGGCACCGAGGCGCCACCGCGCCGGGTGCCCCGCAACAACGCCGAGCAGAGCGAGCAGGACAAGGCGTGGTACCAGCAGATCGTCGACCAGACCCTCGACAGCAGCCTGATGCACCGCTACGGCAGCATCGACGAGCAGGTCGGCGCAATCCTCTTCCTGGCCTCGGACGAGGCCTCCTACATCACCGGCGTGACCCTGCCGGTAGGGGGCGGTGATCTCGGCTGA
- the benC gene encoding benzoate 1,2-dioxygenase electron transfer component BenC has protein sequence MSFQIALNFEDGVTRFIEASGHETVADAAYRQGINIPLDCRDGACGTCKCKAESGRYDLGDNFIEDALSEDEIAEGYVLTCQMRAESDCVVRIPASSQLCKTEQASFEAAISDVRQLSASTIALSIKGEALSRLAFLPGQYVNLKVPGSDQSRAYSFSSLQKDGEVSFLIRNVPGGLMSSFLTSLAKAGDNMSLAGPLGSFYLRPIQRPLLLLAGGTGLAPFTAMLEKIAEQGSEHPLHLIYGVTNDFDLVELDRLQALAASIPNFTFSACVANPDSQYPQKGYVTQHIAPQHLNDGDVDVYLCGPPPMVEAVSQYLREQDINPANFYYEKFAAAAA, from the coding sequence ATGAGCTTCCAGATCGCACTTAATTTCGAAGACGGGGTTACCCGCTTCATCGAGGCCAGCGGCCATGAAACCGTGGCCGACGCCGCCTACCGCCAGGGCATCAACATCCCGCTGGACTGCCGCGACGGCGCCTGCGGCACCTGCAAGTGCAAGGCCGAGTCCGGGCGTTACGACCTGGGCGACAACTTCATCGAAGACGCCCTGAGTGAAGACGAGATTGCCGAAGGCTACGTGCTGACGTGCCAGATGCGCGCCGAAAGCGATTGCGTGGTGCGCATCCCGGCGTCGTCGCAACTGTGCAAGACCGAACAGGCCAGCTTCGAAGCCGCCATCAGCGATGTGCGCCAGCTGTCGGCCAGCACCATCGCCTTGTCGATCAAGGGTGAGGCACTGAGCCGCCTGGCGTTCCTGCCGGGGCAGTACGTCAACCTCAAGGTGCCGGGCAGCGACCAGAGCCGCGCCTATTCCTTCAGCTCGCTGCAGAAGGACGGCGAGGTCAGCTTCCTGATCCGCAATGTGCCGGGCGGGTTGATGAGCAGCTTCCTTACCAGCCTGGCCAAGGCCGGCGACAACATGAGCCTGGCGGGCCCGCTGGGCAGCTTCTACCTGCGGCCGATCCAGCGCCCGCTGTTGCTGCTGGCCGGTGGTACGGGCCTGGCACCGTTCACGGCGATGCTGGAGAAGATTGCCGAGCAGGGCAGCGAGCACCCGCTGCACCTGATCTACGGGGTGACCAACGATTTCGACCTGGTCGAGCTGGACCGCTTGCAGGCGCTGGCCGCGAGCATCCCCAACTTCACCTTCAGCGCCTGCGTGGCCAACCCCGACAGCCAGTACCCACAGAAGGGGTACGTGACTCAGCACATCGCACCGCAGCACCTCAATGACGGTGACGTCGATGTGTACCTGTGCGGGCCACCGCCGATGGTCGAGGCCGTGAGCCAGTACCTGCGCGAGCAGGATATCAACCCGGCGAACTTCTACTACGAGAAGTTCGCGGCGGCTGCGGCCTGA
- the benB gene encoding benzoate 1,2-dioxygenase small subunit produces the protein MSLHDTVRNFLYREARYLDDAQWDQWLELYASDATFWMPSWDDDDTLTEDPQSEISLIWYGNRGGLEDRVFRIKTERSSATVPDTRTSHNISNIEIVSQCEGSCQVRFNWHTLSFRYKTTDSYFGSSFYTLDLRGEQPLIKAKKVVLKNDYVRQVIDIYHI, from the coding sequence ATGAGCCTGCATGACACCGTACGCAACTTCCTCTACCGCGAAGCGCGCTACCTGGACGACGCCCAGTGGGACCAGTGGCTGGAGCTGTACGCCAGCGACGCGACCTTCTGGATGCCGTCCTGGGACGATGACGACACCCTGACCGAAGACCCGCAAAGCGAAATCTCGCTGATCTGGTACGGCAACCGTGGCGGCCTTGAAGACCGCGTGTTCCGGATCAAGACCGAGCGCTCCAGTGCGACCGTGCCGGACACCCGCACCTCGCACAACATCAGCAACATCGAGATCGTCTCGCAGTGCGAGGGCAGCTGCCAGGTGCGCTTCAACTGGCACACCCTGAGCTTTCGCTACAAGACCACCGACAGCTACTTCGGCAGCAGTTTCTACACCCTCGACCTGCGCGGTGAGCAGCCGCTGATCAAGGCCAAGAAGGTGGTGCTGAAGAACGACTACGTGCGTCAGGTCATCGACATCTACCACATCTGA